A stretch of DNA from Triticum dicoccoides isolate Atlit2015 ecotype Zavitan chromosome 2A, WEW_v2.0, whole genome shotgun sequence:
tgtcggcgtccatGGCCACCCCCGCGACCGAGATGACGTGATCGAGGTAAGCGACGGAAGGTGTCCCGGACGAGCACTTTGAGTGCTTAAGATGAATATGGTGCgcccgaagctcgttgaagacgatggcaACGTGCTGGAGGTGCTCTGCCCATGAAGCGTTGTAGATcagaatgtcatcaaagaaaacgagcACAAACCGACGTAAGTAGGACCGGAGGACTTCGTTCATCAGAGCCTGGAAGGTCGCCGGGGCGTTGGAGaggccaaagggcatcaccaagaactcgaagtggccgtgATGAGTCCGAAACGCCGTCTTGGTGATATCGTCCGGGTGCATGCGCACCTGATGGTACCCCGACCGGagatcgagcttggtgaagaagcgcgccccATGTAGTTCATCCAGGAGCTCATCGACCATCGGGATAGGAAACTTGTCCTTAAGTGTGAGAGCATTAAGGGCACGCTAGTCGATGCAAAACGCCACATGTCGTCCGACTTGCGAACGAGGAGGACCGGCGCGATGAATGGTGATGTGGAGATCCGAATGATGCCCGCGGCGAGCATGAGCGCACACTGCCGCTCCAGCTCGGCCTTCTGTAGCTGAGGATACCGATAGGGCCGTACTGCCACCGGTGGCGTGCCCGGCAGAAGATGAATACGGTGGTCGTAGACCCAGGCCGGTGGAAGGCCCTGCGGCTCCCCGAAGAGGTCACAGTGCTGCTGCAGGAGGTGGTCCAACAGAGGATGCTCCGCCTCGGCGGTGGCCGCGGCCAGCTGGAGCTGGGGTGGTGCCGGGGGGCTCCAATGCTTTCCCACCGGATGCGGCGGCTGAGACGCCAGAAGGTCATCGTCAGAGCGTCGAAGTCCCAGAGGATGGGACCGAGAGTCCGCAAGAAGTCGGcgccgaggatgaagtcgaagcagcccaagtcGATGCCGGCGCACGTGATGGTGAAGTGCTCATCGCCGATAGTGATGGGCACGTCCCGTGCGAGCCCATGGCAGCGGAGGCGGTCGCCGTTAGCCATGGTGACCTGAAGTTGCTCCCCGCCTGTCGGCTGGAGCGCTAGGCGTCGCATGGTGGCCTCAGGCAGGAAGTTATGCGTGGAGCCTGTATCCAGGAGGGCCACCAGACGCTCACCGTGGATCGTCACCGGTAAGAGCATCATCCGCTCGTCGCGGATGCCGGCCAGCGCATGGAGTGAGACGACGAGGGTCGTCGCCAGAGCGGGCGCGAGCGTGGGCTCCGCGGCGGCGGGGTCGCCGAGTCCGTCGGTGGGTGTGTCCTCCTCGGCAGCGTCGGCCGTCTCCAAGTAGAAGAGGCGCGGGCAGACATGGCCCGGTGCGTAGGGCGCATCACAGTTAAAGCAAAGCCCCAAGCGCCGTCGCTCGATCTGCTCCGCTTGAGAGAGACGCCGAAAAGGTCGCGTCGCAGCCGGGGTGGCAGCTGGTGCTGCGGTCGGGGCGCAGGTGCTGTCGGGGGTGGTCGTGGGGGGTGTCGGACCCCTCGAGTTGATGGCGTCGGCGGCAAAGCCTGGGCGCGACGCTCGAAGGCCCGAGCATAGTACATGGCTGTCTGGAGGTCTTGGGGCCCCTTCAGCTCGacgtccacgcggatgtggtcTGGGAGGCCGCCGACAAAGAGTTCGGTCCACTTTAGGGCCGTCACACCCGGCGCATGAcacgccagggcctggaagcggtcagcgaaatcctgcaccgtggaggtgaagggTAGGCGGCCCAACTCGGCCAAGCGGCTCCCGGGGATCGACGGCCCAAAATGAAGGAGGCACAGTTCACGGAAGCGCTCCCACggaggcatgccgccctcgtcctgctcgagggcgtagtaccatgtctgggcCGCACCGCGGAGGTGGTAGGATGCCAGCCAAGTGCGCTCCGACGCGAGCGTGCGCTGTCCACGGAAAaactgctcgcactggttgagccagttaagcGGGTCCTCCGTGCCGTCATAAGTGGCGAAGTCGATCTTGGCGGCGTCTGGGTCGGCGCACCATGGCCGACCGGCTCGGCGGTGCGGAGCAGGGATGATGACGGCGCCCGGTCAACGGTGGGGAACCCGTCGTAGGCCCCCGCAAAGCCAGACGAGGCCCTACACTGCAGCGTGGGTACCGGTGGGTCCCCGGCCTCCGTGTAAATTGGCGGTGGTGACGTCCCGGTTAGCCAGGCCGGGATCGGGGACGGTGACGACGGAAACCGGACCTGCTGGATCGGAAGGCCTCCTGGTGTGGATTGGCCCAGTCCGGAgctgggcggcggcggtgggagcTGGACCGGCACGAGCGGCGCGGGTGGCGCGGCTAGGGCCGGCGCGGGCCACTGCGGCGCTGGGACGGgcgcaggaggtgcgggtggcgccACGAGAGCCGACGCGGGCGGCGGCTGGAGCGACGGATGGGCCCCGGTGGTCGCTGCGGGTACCGAGTACCAGGACAGGGCCGGCGGTCCGGAGGAGACGACCGGCGGCATTGGCGGCCCGTACGGACTGGCCAGGAACAGCCGGATGCCCTGGACCACGACGACCAAGTCATTGAGGACGTCGTGGTGGAGGGTGATGACGGCAGACCCGTGGAGGGGGTCGGCAACTGGCCGGTCGATGCGCCGACGGTGGAACCCATCGGCGCCGTGGAGAGGATCGGTGATGGCATGGCGAAGGTGGTGGCGAGGGGCAGCGACGGGCTTGGTGGTGGTGATGACATGGTCGAAACCAAGCTAGCTGATACCAAGGTGATAGGAGCTAGGGTTCTCCCCGGTCTTGGGCGTAGGTTGTAGGGGAACGAGGGAGGAGGGCGAGGGCTggagcgcggcggccggcggcgtggcACCGTCCTTGCGCTAGGTGCGGTGGCGGCGAAggcaggaggcggctagggtttagggtttccggcttctctgggagccgggcaatagaataGTCTTATTGCTTAAATCTGAAAATAGTCTTACAACTTGTTTATATAACCATGATGTGAAATaaaactaagataacttgtgggctaagctTGCCCGGTGGGCCTCCTACGACCATAGGTCCGGCCGGTCATAACAAGTGCCTACAATTTCTAGGTAAGATTTTGAGCTCACATAAGTTGGTGCTGTACCAACAACATCGTCGCTTGTCAGCTAACTGTTGGTGCATATTCCGTTCACTTATAGTGTTTCCTACAATAATGCAAACATCATCCAGATATTTTCTAGTTCCAGCAGAGTAGAAAATAAATATGTGTTTCGAACACGGGTGAACATGCACCAGATGGGTGAATGCATTCTTGGATGCCGCTAATCTTTTGAGAATTTATGTGCTTGCTACAAAAGCAAAATCACAAaggcctactccctccgttccaaaatagatgacccaactttgtattagCTTTGTACTAAAATtgtacaaaattgagtcatctattttggaacggagggagtacttcactcTCGGAAAAAAGAAGTCGCGGACAAAATTCAGTCTAATTTCCCTCCCCATGTTATTTCAGGGGCATCGCGAACAAACAAAATGGAAGATTTGACCGCCAGAGATAAATCCATACCAAAAGAAACATTACAATCCGGATTTCTATGGGTGGTACAGCCTAGATTATGTTCAAATACCAGGGAAATCACCTTGTTAACAATGACGCATCATCAGTGAATTCTTTGCAGAATGGCCTGAACATGACCACTACCATCTTCCACATCGGGGCCAATCCAGTAGCCAGAGATAACTATCTGCGCACCTAGAACAGCATCCACAGAGTTTCTCAGAGATACATCGGTATGAAAACTTACAGCATCTGCAGATCTCCTTGACATAGCTGCTCCTGTCGACGAACCTGAACATGTGCAGCAGCCAACAAGGCTCCAGGATCTGTGGGGCTCTGCAGTTGCAATCAGATATTTATTAGTACAAAAATCTGAGACCAAATGAAATCAGATGTAGGATTATAACTTCTCTGTTGCCATTGAATTCTTGCAAGTTGTAATGAATGCAGCACTCACCACTTAAAGGCAGCTTACAGTGAAGCTGGTTCGTGCACGCGACTTGGTTCGGCTGTCCCTGTGAGCAAATATGTTTCAGAAGTTCAGATTCAGGTGGTTGAGAAAAGCAGTAGCGGCAACCCATTGAGTTTTAATTGGTTAACCATAATGTGAATTATTCAAGCACCTGGTTGAACTAGATGCCAAGAATGATCTATCAAGTTCTTATGCAGAGTAATGAAAAATGAACACATGTATCATTCAGCTTCTTGTTTTTAAGGTAGCCACTGCAGCTGGCAAAAGGAGAATATTTGGGGAACGGGAAGTAGAATGTACTAGCAACTAATGACGATTATTATAACCTTCGGTTTCAACAACAGAAAGGGGTAAACATCTTGGGGGCTTGGGGtttaaaaaaaaattaagaaaatcttGGGGGCTTGGGGCAGTCATGGATACAATCCAATAAACAAAATTCTGACCAACACGCTCTGAAATACTGCAATTACCCAACTCTATTGCAATTTCGCAAGCATCAAATCAGTTTATGTCAACCATCTAGGGCGGAGCCCACAACTTGTTCGACTGAATGCCTGCTCCATGAAACGGGGGTAGAAGAAGGTGTAGTTGGCGAATTACcttgggggcggcggcgctccggcgagGAGACGGTAGGGCCGCGGCCACACCTGCAGGCAGCAGCGCACACGCCATGGTTGGACTCTGCCTCCCAAGGGTTTGCGCCAAGAGCGCCGGGGGACGGGAAAACACGCAGGACAGAGCggaagaaaaagtttttctttttGCGGGGTGTAGAAGGAGCTTTGCTACACGGACAGATGACAACGGAGTTTTACGGGGGAAGCTTAGCTGGGACCTTGTGATTGGAAGAAAGAATGATGAGGGGCCCACATCCTTTGAAAATCAGGGGGTGAAGATTAGTTTACGAACAAACCCCCGTAATAGGCCTGTAATAGTCCGTTGGTTTAGAATTTTCGGTGTAGAAGCATAAGTTAGTGTCGCAACTCTTTTATCCTGAAGTAATACTTCTCGGTACGAATTACTTGTGGTAGAAATTAAAAAATAAatatatctacaactaaaatatatctagatgcATCCATTTCTACAACAAGTAATTTTGGACGAAGTGAGTATTAATTTTCTAGAGCGACACTCTGCATGGACCGACTAGCCTCGGTAAGTTAGTGTCATAACTCTTTTATCCTGAAGTAACAGTACTCTTTTATGGCGGCGATCGACGACTGAAAGCCGATGCGTCGTTCCCTAGCCGTTGGATAAGCCCCAGCTTTGTCCTCCCTCGTATCATTTTGCTTTGCTAAAAAAATCATGTCGACACGCACAACCGCATGAAAAAGAGATCAACAACGAGCACCATTGACCCTGCCATGGATGCATGCCGACCGACTCTCGAAGCACTGCTGGTTCACCATTGCTTGCCGCGTCGTCGCCGCCCTCATTGAACCGGTCCATCGCCCCGTCCCCAACATGAGTGCTCGCCAACGGTTGCAGTGTGGAAGTTGGCCGATTCTAGCACGGTGCGGCGCCCCAGTCAGCATGTCGCAACGCCCATTCCCAGCATGACAGAGACACTGGTCCCAGCAGCCACCGAGATGATGATtccaactcgccatgtttgcagctCCCAAGGCGGAAGTCGTAGCAAGCCAGGGCACCGGTCCCAACAAAATAGGGCGTCCATTCTAGCAAAAATAGGGGCGCCGGTAGCAACAATCAGGACTCTGCCCCATCGTCGCCATAGAAAGCTACTAAAGTCGGTTGCAGCAAACCAGCTGGTGGTTCCAGCTCAGGCATCATCCTGTTGTAGCGGAACTGTCGTCATGGTCACCGAGGAAGTTTTCCCTCGTATCCGCGGGTTGCAACAATTGCCAATCGCGGTTCTAGCAAAAAAATCTGGTTCTAGCAAAATGGATCGCCTGTCGCAACACACTTCTCGTTGTCCCAGCAAAAAAAAATTAGTCAGTCATCGCAGCTCTTGAAGaagatggttccagcaaaaaaatatCATCGGTTGCACGCCCATCGTAGCTCTTCTCATCGTAGGTTGCAGCATGCCGCACAGACAGTTACAGCTCACCCATGGTCGATTGCAGCATGCCACGCCAGTTCCAGCTCGTCGATGTAGCCGTTGCGGCAAACCGCGTGGGCATGGTTCCAACTCGTCGATGTAGCCGTTGCGGCAAACCGCGTGGGCATGGTTCCATCTCATGGCCCGCACGTCGCAACATCCCCATGGTCGCGGTTCTAGCTCGTCAAGACGTGATACGgtcattttgcatcatattttcttaatgttatttatgatgtttttatccataataatgctttttggagtaatcctAATGTATTTTCTctaataatttgcaaggtacacaccaagagggagaattccgacaactgaaaatctggacctgaaaaagctacgtcaggctacctattctgcacaactccaaacaaactaaaacttcacgaagattttttatggaatatttaagaattattggagcaaataactatcaaagggggcccaccagataggcacaacccacctgggcgcaccagggagctcaggcgcgccctggtgggttgtgctcacccagggccaCCTCTGGTGCACATCTTCTGGTATAtacgtcattttgacctagaaaaataaggagaggaatttcgggacgaagcgccgtcatctcgaggcggaacttgggcagcaacactttttccctccggcggagcgattccgacgggggaacttccctcccgtagggggaaatcatcgtcctcatcatcaccaacaactctcccatcttggggagggcaatctccatcaacatcttcaacggcaccatctcatctcaaaccgtagttcatctcttgtgtttaatcttgttaccaaaactatagattggtgcttgcgggtgactagtactgttgattacatcttgtagttgattactatatggtttatttgttgaaagattatatgttcagatccaatatgctatttaatactcctttgttcatgagcatgtttatcatttgtgagtaattacttttgttcttaaggtcacgggagaaatcatgttgcaagtaatcatgtgaacttgatatgtgttcgatattttgatagtatgtatgttgtgattcccttagtggtgtcatgtgaacgtcgactacatgacacttcaccgtattttgggcctaagggaatgcattgtggagtagcaattagatgatgggttgcgagagtgacagaagcttaaatcccaaTTTATGCGTTATAccttaagggaccgattggatccaagagtttaatgctatggttagaatttattcttaatacttttctcatagttgcggatgcttgcaggagggttaatcataagtgggaggtttgttcaagtaagaacaacacctaagcaccggtccacccacatatcaaattatcaaagtagcgaacacaaatcaaaccagcatgatgaaagtgactagatgaaaatcatgtgtaccctcaagaacgctttgcttatcataagagaccgttttggcctgtcctttgcctcaaaaggattgggctaccttgctgcacttttgttactactattgttacttgctcaatacaaattatcttgctatcaaactactccgctacttacaatttcagcacttgcagacactaccttactgaaaactacttgtcatttccttctgctcctcgttgggttcgacattcttacttatcgaaaagagctacaattgatcccctatacttgtgggtcgtcaaggctattttctggcgccgttgccggggagtgaagcgctgatggcagctggaactacgtcggtatttccccggagaggagggatgatgtagcatagcgacggtagagtatttccctcagttatgaaaccaaggtatcgaaccagtaggagaaccaagcaacacaacataaacagcccctgcacacaaataacaacacctcgcaacccgacgagttaaaggggttgtcaatccctttcgggtaacggcgccagaaattggcgtgtgacgggagaaagttgtaaatattgatagatcgaacgccaaataaaataaattgcgtcaaggtatttttggattttttttgtttaatagatctgaaaataaaaggtagatcacaaaggcaaatatatgaggaataagacccgggggccttaggtttcactagtggcttctctcgaggaaaatagcaaatggtgggtaaacaaattactgttgggtaactGATAGAACatctaattatgacgatatccaggcaatgatcattacataggcatcacatccaagattagtagaccgactcctgcctgcatctactaatattactccacacatcgaccgctatccagcatgcatctagtgtattaagttcatggaaaaatggagtaatgaaataagaacgatgacatgatatagacaagatatgtttatctatatggcggtagatatagatctcgtatttttatccttagtagcaacgatacatacgtgtcggttccctttctgtcactgggatcaagcaccgtaagatcgaacccactaccaggcacctcttcccattgcaagataaatagatcgagttggccagacaaaacccaaatatcggagaagaaatgcgaggctataagagatcatgcataaaagatatcaaaaaaactcaaatactttcatggatataaaaacatagatctgatcataaactcgaagttcatcgatcccaacaaacacaccacaaaagagttactgaaggaaatatgccctagaggcaataataaagttgttatttatatttccttatatcatgataaatgtttattattcatgctagaattgtattaaccagaaacttagtacatgtgtgaatacatagacaaactgagtgtcactagtatgcctctacttaactagctcattaatcaaagatggttaagtttcctagccatggacaaagagttgtcatttgataaatgggatcacatcattagataatgatgtgattgacttgacccatccattagcttagcactatgatcgtttagtttattgctattgctttctccataacttatacatgttcctatgactatgagattatgcaactcccgaatatcggaggaacacttagtgtgctatcaaatgcacaacgtaactgggtgactataaagatgctctacaggtgtctccgatggtgtttgttgagttggcatagatcgagattaggatttgtcactccgtgtatcggagaggtatctctaggccctctcggtaatgcacatcactataagccttgcaagcaatgtgactaatgagttagttactcgatgttgcattacgaaacgagtaaacagacttgccggtaacgagattgaactaggtattgagataccgacgatcgaatctcgggcaagtaacatatcgatgacaaagggaacaatgtatgttgttatgcggtttgaccgataaagatcttcgtagaatatgtaggaaccaatatgagcatccaggttccgctattggttattgaccggagatgagtctcgttcatgtctacatagttctcaaacccatagggtccgcacgcttaacgttcggtgacgatcggtattatgagtttatgtgttttgatgtaccgaaggtagttcggagtcccgaatatgatcacagacatgacgaggagtctcggaatggtcgagacataaagatcaatatattggaagcctatgtttggacatcggaaatggTTCCAGGTGATTTTGggcatttaccagagtaccgggaggttaccggaaccccccggggagtagatgggccttattgggccttagtggaatagaggagaggaatggaaaggtggagggcgcgccccatagcccaatctgaattgggtgggggtccgcccccccttccttccatctctctcccccttccttctctcctactacaactagggaaaagggggaatcctactccccgtgggagtatgactccccctagggcgcgccatagagagggacggccctcccctcccccacccctttatatacgggggaggggcaccccatagacacacaagttgatctcttagccgtgtgcggtgccccctccacctcggtcatatcattgtagtgcttaggggaagccctgcgtcggtaacttcatcatcaccgtcatcacgccatcgtgctgacgaagctctcccccgacactcagctggatctagagttcgtgggacgtcaccgagctgagcgtgtgtagatcgcggaggtgccgtaccttcggtgctaggattggtcggatcgtgaagacgtacgactacatcaaccgcgttgtcataacgcttccgcttacggtctacgagggtacgtggacaacactctcccctcttgttgctatgcatcacctagatggatattgcgtgtgcgtaggattttttttgaaattactacatttcccaatagtggcatcagagccaggtctatgcgtagatgttatatatatgcacgagtagaacacaaatgagttgtgggcgtgggtatatacatattgcttaccgtcactagttgattcttgattcagcggtattgttggatgaagcggctcagaccgacattacgagtacgcttatgtgagactcgttctaccgacgtgcttcgcacacatgtggatggtgggtgtcagtttctccaactttagttgaatcggattcattgaacagggttctttctaaagatcaaaaatcaatcactataccgcgttgtggtttttgatgcgcaggtaagaacggttcttgctcagcccctagcaaccacgtaaaacttgcaacaacaaagtagaggacatctaacttttttttgtagggcatgttgtgatgtgatatggttaagacatgatgctaaattttattgtatgagatgatcatgttttgtaacagagttatcggcaactggcaggagccatatggttgttgctttattgtatgaaatgcaatcgccatgtaattgctttactttatcactaagcggtagcgatagtcgtagagcaatagttggcgagatgacaactatgcttcgatgaagatcaaggtgtcaagccggtgacgatggtgatcatgacgatgctttggagatggagatcaaaggcacaagatgatgacggccatatcatatcacttatactgattgcatgtgatgtttatcctttatgcatcttattttgcttagttcgacggtagcattataagatgatatcttactaagtttcaaggtataagtgttctccctgagtatgcatcattgctacagttcatcgtgccgagacaccacgtgatgatcgggtgtgataagctctatgttcacatacaacgaatgcaaggcagttttgcacaggcggaatactcgggttaaacttgacgagcctatcatatgcagatatggcctcggaacacaaaggtcgagtgtgaatcatatagtagatatgatcaacatagtgatgttcaccattgaaaactactccatctcacgtgatgattggataaggtttagtttatatggatcacgtgatcacttagatgattagagggatgtctatctaagtgggagttcttaagtaatttgattaattgaactttaatttaattatgaacttagtacctgatagtattttgcatgtctatgttgttgtagatagatggcccgtgctgttgttccgttgaattttaatgtgttcctagagaaagctaagttgaaagatgatggtagaaattacacggactgggtccgtaactttaggattatcctcattgctgcacagaagaattacatcctggaagcaccgctaggtgacaaacccattgcaggagcaacgctagatgttgtgaacacctggcagagcaaagctgatgactactcgatagttcagtgtgccatgctttacggcttagaaccgggacttcaacgacgttttgaaacatcatggagcatatgagatgttccaggagttgaagttaatatttcaagcaaatgcccggattgagagatatgaagtctccaataagttctacagctgcaaaatggaggagaatagttctgtcagtgaacatatactcagaatgtctgggtaccacaaccacttgactcaactgggagttaatcttcctgatgatagtgtcattgttagagttcttcaatcaccgccaccaagctacaagagcttcgtgatgaactacaatatgcaagggactaaaactccaactagggaaaatggggaatcctactcccggtgggagtataactccccctagggtgcgccatagagagggccggcccacccctcctccactcctttatatatgggggagggggcaccccatagacacacaagttgatctcttagccatgtgcggtgcccccctccacagatttccacctcggtcatatttttgtagtgcttaggcgaagccctgcgtcggtaacttcatcatcaccgtcatcacgccgtcgtgctgacaaagctcttccccgacactcagctggatgtagagttcgtgggacgtaaccgagctgaatgtgtgcagatcgt
This window harbors:
- the LOC119353369 gene encoding uncharacterized protein LOC119353369 isoform X3, with product MACALLPAGVAAALPSPRRSAAAPKGQPNQVACTNQLHCKLPLSEPHRSWSLVGCCTCSGAQIVISGYWIGPDVEDGSGHVQAILQRIH
- the LOC119353369 gene encoding uncharacterized protein LOC119353369 isoform X1, which translates into the protein MACALLPAGVAAALPSPRRSAAAPKGQPNQVACTNQLHCKLPLSEPHRSWSLVGCCTCSGSSTGAAMSRRSADAVSFHTDVSLRNSVDAVLGAQIVISGYWIGPDVEDGSGHVQAILQRIH
- the LOC119353369 gene encoding uncharacterized protein LOC119353369 isoform X2; the protein is MACALLPAGVAAALPSPRRSAAAPKGQPNQVACTNQLHCKLPLSEPHRSWSLVGCCTCSGSSTGAAMSRRSADAMQALFGVGAIEIDGDDVVTPKGRKIIIK